The following proteins are encoded in a genomic region of Burkholderia pyrrocinia:
- a CDS encoding tetratricopeptide repeat protein — protein MEPIELQLRAALAHHEAGRLAEAKALYDAILHAQPGQPDAMHFLGLLACQLKQYDAGLALMERSLAARPDASYFNNLGNMLRECGRLDDAIAHYRRAVAMRPDYPEAHNNLGNALRDARDPAEAMASCSRAIELRPGYAEAYNNLGNVLQDLGELDAAAASYSKAIAFHPAYAEANSNLGNVLRAQEKHADAIAHYRRALELIPALPAARHGLGLSLWALGELDEAAHVLRAAAAESGDASLHNNLAGVLRDAGDLEGAASQYARAIALDPSMAVAHANLSGVRRRQARYAEALAHARDAIRIAPGLADAHNHAGNAHHGLGDLDAAQACYRTALALNPVDAGAAHNLSVVLLKCERHDDALAYCRQALAAGRPSAAMHVNLGDILRGQGNVDAAVPAYRDALAQVRDDADDGAAEVLSRLLFASAASANVPPDDYLNDARRYGRHLAARSMRYPHDGRDRAARARNRPLRVGFVSGDLRLHPVGIFLESVFAHLDRTRIAPHVYATTDEEDAVTARLKLHAAVWRSIAALDPQAAARTIYDDGIDVLVDLAGHTQASGLAAFGWKPAPVQASWLGFFASTGCDAIDYFIGDAHTLPAGEAHHFVERPWRLPDSYLCFTPPADDVAVGPLPMAANGHVTFGCFGKLVKLGDDVVRVWSRVLHALPSSRLLLKARELEYAAVRDATAARFVRHGIDSSRLAFEGASPRAEYFAAYNRIDIALSPFPYPGGTTTAEALWMGVPVIGMKGGRFVTHICESLLHAAGMEDWIAGDEDDYVAKAAAAAVDSTRLAALRAGLRARLLASPLCDAARFAHHLEDAFHGMWERYTETAHAT, from the coding sequence ATGGAGCCGATTGAACTGCAGTTGCGGGCGGCGCTCGCGCATCACGAGGCTGGCCGACTCGCGGAAGCGAAAGCGTTGTACGACGCGATTCTTCACGCGCAGCCGGGCCAGCCGGACGCGATGCACTTCCTCGGGCTGCTGGCGTGCCAGCTCAAGCAGTACGACGCGGGCCTCGCGTTGATGGAGCGCTCGCTCGCGGCGCGGCCCGATGCGTCGTACTTCAACAATCTGGGCAACATGCTGCGCGAATGCGGGCGGCTCGACGACGCGATCGCGCACTACCGCCGCGCGGTGGCGATGCGGCCCGACTATCCGGAAGCGCACAACAACCTGGGCAATGCGCTGCGCGACGCGCGCGACCCGGCCGAGGCGATGGCGAGTTGTTCGCGCGCGATCGAGCTGCGCCCCGGCTATGCGGAGGCATACAACAATCTCGGCAACGTGCTGCAGGATCTCGGTGAACTCGATGCGGCCGCGGCAAGCTACAGCAAGGCGATCGCATTCCATCCCGCGTATGCGGAAGCGAACAGCAACCTCGGCAACGTGCTGCGCGCACAGGAAAAGCACGCGGATGCAATCGCGCACTACCGTCGCGCGCTCGAGCTGATCCCGGCGCTGCCCGCCGCGCGCCACGGTCTTGGCCTGTCGCTGTGGGCGCTCGGCGAACTCGACGAAGCCGCGCACGTGCTGCGTGCGGCCGCGGCCGAATCCGGCGACGCGAGCCTGCACAACAACCTGGCCGGCGTCCTGCGCGACGCAGGCGACCTCGAAGGCGCCGCGTCGCAGTATGCGCGCGCGATCGCGCTCGATCCGTCGATGGCCGTCGCGCATGCGAACCTGAGCGGCGTGCGCCGCCGTCAGGCGCGTTACGCGGAAGCGCTCGCGCATGCGCGGGATGCGATCCGCATCGCACCCGGTCTCGCCGACGCGCACAACCACGCGGGCAACGCGCATCACGGGCTGGGCGATCTCGACGCGGCGCAAGCGTGCTATCGCACCGCGCTCGCGCTGAACCCGGTCGACGCCGGCGCAGCCCACAACCTGTCGGTCGTGCTGCTCAAGTGCGAGCGGCACGACGACGCGCTCGCGTATTGCCGGCAGGCGCTGGCGGCCGGCCGCCCGAGCGCGGCGATGCACGTGAATCTCGGCGACATCCTGCGCGGCCAGGGCAACGTCGACGCCGCCGTGCCCGCATACCGCGATGCGCTCGCGCAGGTGCGCGACGACGCGGACGACGGCGCAGCCGAAGTACTCAGCCGCCTGCTGTTCGCGTCGGCCGCATCGGCGAACGTGCCGCCCGACGATTACCTGAACGACGCGCGTCGCTACGGCCGGCATCTGGCGGCGCGTTCGATGCGCTATCCGCACGACGGGCGCGACCGCGCGGCGCGCGCACGGAATCGTCCGTTGCGCGTTGGCTTCGTGTCGGGCGACCTGCGCCTGCACCCGGTCGGGATCTTTCTCGAAAGCGTGTTCGCGCATCTCGACCGCACGCGCATCGCACCCCATGTCTATGCGACGACCGACGAAGAAGATGCGGTCACCGCACGGCTAAAACTGCATGCGGCCGTCTGGCGTTCGATCGCCGCGCTCGACCCGCAGGCGGCCGCGCGCACCATTTACGACGACGGCATCGACGTGCTCGTCGATCTCGCCGGCCATACGCAGGCGAGCGGGCTCGCCGCATTCGGCTGGAAGCCCGCGCCGGTGCAGGCGAGCTGGCTCGGCTTCTTCGCGTCGACCGGCTGCGATGCGATCGACTACTTCATTGGCGACGCGCACACGCTGCCGGCCGGCGAGGCGCATCACTTCGTCGAGCGGCCGTGGCGGCTACCGGACAGCTACCTGTGCTTCACGCCACCGGCTGACGACGTCGCGGTCGGCCCGCTGCCGATGGCGGCGAACGGCCACGTGACGTTCGGCTGCTTCGGCAAGCTGGTGAAGCTCGGCGACGACGTCGTGCGCGTGTGGTCGCGCGTGCTGCATGCACTGCCGTCGTCCCGGCTGCTGCTGAAGGCGCGCGAGCTCGAATACGCGGCCGTGCGCGACGCGACCGCCGCGCGTTTCGTGCGGCACGGGATCGATTCGAGCCGGCTCGCGTTCGAAGGCGCATCGCCGCGCGCGGAATACTTCGCCGCGTACAACCGGATCGACATCGCGCTGAGTCCGTTCCCGTACCCGGGGGGCACTACGACGGCCGAGGCGCTGTGGATGGGCGTGCCGGTGATCGGCATGAAGGGCGGGCGCTTCGTCACGCACATCTGCGAGAGCCTGCTGCACGCGGCCGGCATGGAAGACTGGATCGCCGGCGACGAAGACGACTATGTCGCGAAGGCGGCCGCGGCCGCCGTGGACAGCACGCGACTGGCGGCGCTGCGCGCGGGCTTGCGGGCCCGGCTGCTCGCGTCGCCGCTGTGCGACGCGGCACGCTTCGCACACCATCTCGAAGACGCATTCCACGGCATGTGGGAACGCTATACGGAAACGGCACACGCAACATGA
- a CDS encoding tetratricopeptide repeat protein, whose amino-acid sequence MNDINDTLQRALAHHEAGRLAEAKALYDAILHAQPGQPDAMHFLGLLACQLKQYDAGLALMERSLAARPDASYFNNLGNMLRECGRLDDAIAHYRRAVAMRPDYPEAHNNLGNALRDARDPAEAMASCSRAIELRPGYAEAYNNLGNVLQDLGELDAAAASYSKAIAFHPAYAEANSNLGNVLRAQEKHADAIAHYRRALELNPALRVAHRGLGAALRATGDFDGALAHVRAGLEPDDADAHCSLGISLRSINDFDGAAQLFQRACEIDPGYAPAWSRLGELRCQQGEYEESVRLCRHAIELAPELADAYNFLGLAYHNLDRMAAAELSHRHAIDLNPDDADAHHNLAAALFRLDKFDEAMEEYRVAQELGIDPVKIQLTLGDIRWAKRDFAGAVAAFREAIEHDPHRAYARLLFNMSSSPAFAPRDWVVEAHRYGDYLARGVRPFDHDRAQRARHAHGRPLRVGFVSGDLRQHPVGIFLESVLAHLDRTRIEPHAYVTFVVEDEVTARLKSGFASWKKLTCMNREQAAQMIRHDGIDVLVDLAGHTNWSGLPIFAHRPAPVQASWLGFFATTGCRAIDYFVGDAHTLPADEADHFVETPWRLPDSYLCFTPPAYDVPVGPLPMDTNGGVTFGCFGKLTKISDDVVALWSRLLHALPDARLLLKAHELGAGDLNQATRARFARHGIGAERLILEAGSPRAEYFAAYNRIDIALSPFPYPGGTTTAEALWMGVPVIGMKGGRFVTHICESLLHAAGMGDWIASDEAAYLAKGIAFARDRDGLAALRVTLRERTLASPLCDAARFARNLEDAFHGMWARYAGGATSESRA is encoded by the coding sequence ATGAACGACATCAACGACACCTTGCAACGCGCGCTCGCGCATCACGAGGCCGGCCGACTCGCGGAAGCGAAAGCGTTGTACGACGCGATTCTTCACGCGCAGCCGGGCCAGCCGGACGCGATGCACTTCCTCGGGCTGCTGGCGTGCCAGCTCAAGCAGTACGACGCGGGCCTCGCGTTGATGGAGCGCTCGCTCGCGGCGCGGCCCGATGCGTCGTACTTCAACAATCTGGGCAACATGCTGCGCGAATGCGGGCGGCTCGACGACGCGATCGCGCACTACCGGCGCGCGGTGGCGATGCGGCCCGACTATCCGGAAGCGCACAACAACCTGGGCAATGCGCTGCGCGACGCGCGCGATCCGGCCGAGGCGATGGCGAGTTGTTCGCGCGCGATCGAGCTGCGCCCCGGCTATGCGGAGGCATACAACAATCTCGGCAACGTGCTGCAGGATCTCGGTGAACTCGATGCGGCCGCGGCAAGCTACAGCAAGGCGATCGCATTCCATCCCGCGTATGCGGAAGCGAACAGCAACCTCGGCAACGTGCTGCGCGCACAGGAAAAGCACGCGGATGCAATCGCGCACTACCGTCGCGCGCTCGAACTGAATCCCGCACTGCGCGTCGCGCATCGCGGGCTGGGTGCCGCGTTGCGGGCGACCGGCGATTTCGACGGTGCGCTCGCGCATGTGCGTGCCGGACTCGAGCCGGACGATGCCGACGCGCACTGCTCGCTCGGCATCTCGTTGCGCAGCATCAACGACTTCGACGGCGCCGCGCAGTTGTTCCAGCGCGCGTGCGAGATCGACCCGGGCTATGCGCCGGCCTGGAGCCGGCTCGGCGAGTTGCGCTGCCAGCAGGGCGAATACGAGGAGTCGGTACGCCTGTGCCGGCACGCGATCGAACTGGCCCCCGAACTGGCGGACGCATACAATTTTCTCGGTCTCGCATATCACAACCTCGACCGGATGGCGGCTGCGGAGCTCAGCCATCGCCACGCGATCGACCTGAACCCGGACGATGCGGACGCGCACCACAACCTTGCGGCCGCGCTGTTTCGCCTCGACAAGTTCGACGAGGCGATGGAGGAATACCGGGTCGCGCAGGAACTCGGCATCGATCCGGTGAAGATCCAGTTGACGCTCGGCGACATCCGCTGGGCAAAGCGCGATTTCGCGGGCGCCGTCGCGGCGTTTCGCGAAGCCATCGAGCACGATCCGCATCGTGCGTACGCGCGCCTGCTATTCAACATGTCGAGCTCGCCGGCGTTCGCGCCGCGGGACTGGGTGGTCGAAGCGCATCGCTACGGCGACTACCTGGCGCGCGGCGTGCGCCCGTTCGATCACGATCGCGCGCAGCGTGCGCGGCACGCGCACGGCCGCCCGCTGCGGGTCGGCTTCGTGTCGGGCGACCTGCGCCAGCATCCGGTCGGCATCTTCCTCGAAAGCGTGCTCGCGCATCTCGACCGCACGCGCATCGAGCCGCACGCATACGTGACCTTCGTGGTCGAGGACGAAGTGACCGCACGGCTGAAGTCGGGCTTCGCGAGCTGGAAGAAGCTGACCTGCATGAACCGCGAGCAGGCAGCACAGATGATTCGCCACGACGGCATCGACGTGCTCGTCGACCTGGCCGGCCACACGAACTGGAGCGGGCTGCCGATCTTCGCGCACCGGCCCGCACCGGTGCAGGCGAGCTGGCTCGGCTTTTTCGCGACGACGGGCTGCCGTGCGATCGACTATTTTGTCGGCGATGCACACACGCTGCCGGCCGACGAGGCCGATCACTTCGTCGAAACGCCGTGGCGGCTGCCGGACAGCTACCTGTGCTTCACGCCGCCGGCCTACGACGTTCCGGTCGGCCCGCTGCCGATGGACACGAACGGCGGCGTGACGTTCGGCTGCTTCGGCAAGCTCACGAAGATCAGCGACGACGTCGTCGCGTTGTGGTCGCGGCTGCTGCACGCGCTGCCCGATGCACGCCTGCTGCTGAAGGCGCACGAGCTCGGCGCGGGCGACCTGAACCAGGCGACGCGCGCGCGCTTCGCACGGCACGGCATCGGTGCAGAGCGGCTGATCCTCGAAGCCGGTTCGCCGCGCGCGGAATACTTCGCCGCGTACAACCGAATCGACATCGCGCTGAGTCCGTTCCCGTACCCGGGCGGCACGACGACGGCCGAGGCGCTGTGGATGGGCGTGCCGGTGATCGGCATGAAGGGCGGGCGCTTTGTCACGCACATCTGCGAGAGCCTGCTGCACGCGGCCGGGATGGGCGACTGGATCGCATCGGACGAAGCCGCGTATCTCGCCAAGGGCATCGCGTTCGCACGCGATCGCGACGGGCTGGCCGCGTTGCGCGTGACGTTGCGCGAACGCACGCTGGCGTCGCCGCTGTGCGATGCCGCGCGGTTCGCACGCAATCTCGAGGACGCGTTTCACGGGATGTGGGCGCGCTACGCGGGCGGAGCGACGTCGGAGTCGCGCGCATGA
- a CDS encoding UDP-glucuronic acid decarboxylase family protein: MNGKSVLITGGAGFLGSHLCERLVGAGYDVMCVDNFYTGSKHNIAHLMGRINFELIRHDVWLPLYVEADRVFNMACPASPVHYQSDPVSTVKTAVLGAINMLGLAKRCGARILQASTSEVYGDAQQHPQQESYWGNVNPNGPRACYDEGKRCAETLFFDYHRQHGVDIRVVRIFNTYGPRMRADDGRVVSNFIMQALRGEPITLYGDGSQTRSFCYVDDLVEGLLRMMDQDDDTGPMNLGNPSEITIRELAECVLRLTGSKSRIEYRPLPADDPLQRRPDIGRARQRLDWQPGIALEDGLKETIAYFRKQVNA; encoded by the coding sequence GTGAACGGCAAGTCCGTGCTCATCACCGGCGGCGCGGGCTTTCTCGGCTCGCACCTGTGCGAGCGCCTGGTCGGCGCCGGCTACGACGTGATGTGCGTCGACAACTTCTACACCGGCAGCAAGCACAACATCGCGCACCTGATGGGGCGCATCAATTTCGAACTGATTCGTCACGACGTGTGGCTGCCGCTCTACGTCGAAGCCGACCGCGTGTTCAACATGGCGTGCCCGGCGAGTCCGGTGCACTACCAGAGCGATCCCGTGTCGACGGTGAAGACGGCCGTGCTCGGCGCGATCAACATGCTCGGCCTCGCGAAGCGCTGCGGCGCGCGCATCCTGCAGGCGTCGACGAGCGAGGTGTACGGCGACGCGCAGCAGCATCCGCAGCAGGAAAGCTACTGGGGCAACGTCAATCCGAACGGGCCGCGCGCGTGCTATGACGAAGGCAAGCGCTGCGCCGAAACGCTGTTCTTCGACTATCACCGGCAGCACGGCGTCGACATTCGCGTCGTGCGGATCTTCAACACCTACGGCCCGCGCATGCGCGCCGACGACGGGCGCGTCGTGTCGAACTTCATCATGCAGGCGTTGCGCGGCGAGCCGATCACGCTGTACGGCGACGGCAGCCAGACGCGCTCGTTCTGCTACGTCGACGATCTCGTCGAAGGCCTGCTGCGGATGATGGACCAGGACGACGACACCGGCCCGATGAACCTCGGCAACCCGAGCGAGATCACGATCCGCGAGCTGGCCGAATGCGTGCTGCGGCTCACGGGCTCGAAAAGCCGCATCGAATATCGCCCGCTGCCGGCCGACGATCCGCTGCAGCGCCGCCCCGACATCGGCCGCGCGCGCCAGCGCCTCGACTGGCAGCCCGGCATCGCGCTCGAGGACGGCCTGAAGGAAACGATCGCCTATTTCCGCAAACAGGTGAATGCATGA
- a CDS encoding class I SAM-dependent methyltransferase encodes MHESSIISNSNDDQLAARSELFDLMQTYPATREELERSLGLFVRGSLLARILATFEVYQQIVPLPGAILDLGTWRGQTAVLCENFRAILEPLNFQRRIHAFDTFTGYAGFADNDSRDRKLFSDGTYSLAGDYADLLRQLLSLHERNNAMGHINGKHHVWEGDCRDTLAAFDETHPGEAVALAWFDLNVPGPTRQAFDAVMKRLVPGGVIAFWQLTRGGQTPAEGMHYVRELLGKHPHQIHKAKSYPSLCYLVFPEGGGVRT; translated from the coding sequence ATGCACGAGTCCTCAATCATCTCCAACTCGAACGACGACCAGCTCGCCGCGCGAAGCGAACTGTTCGACCTGATGCAGACCTATCCTGCGACGCGCGAGGAGCTCGAACGCTCGCTCGGCCTGTTCGTGCGCGGTTCGCTGCTCGCGCGGATCCTCGCGACCTTCGAGGTTTATCAGCAGATCGTGCCGTTGCCCGGCGCGATCCTCGACCTCGGCACCTGGCGCGGGCAGACGGCCGTGCTCTGCGAGAACTTCCGAGCCATCCTCGAGCCGCTCAACTTCCAGCGCCGCATTCACGCGTTCGATACGTTCACAGGCTATGCAGGCTTCGCCGACAACGACTCGCGCGACCGCAAGCTGTTTTCGGACGGGACGTACTCGCTCGCCGGCGACTATGCGGACCTGCTGCGCCAGTTGCTCTCGCTGCATGAACGCAACAACGCGATGGGCCACATCAACGGCAAGCATCACGTATGGGAAGGCGACTGCCGCGACACGCTGGCCGCGTTCGACGAAACGCATCCCGGCGAAGCCGTCGCGCTCGCCTGGTTCGACCTCAACGTACCGGGACCGACCCGCCAGGCCTTCGACGCAGTGATGAAACGGCTGGTGCCCGGCGGCGTGATCGCGTTCTGGCAACTCACGCGCGGCGGCCAGACGCCGGCCGAAGGCATGCACTACGTGCGCGAACTGCTCGGCAAGCACCCGCACCAGATCCACAAGGCGAAGTCGTATCCGTCGCTGTGCTACCTGGTCTTTCCGGAAGGCGGCGGGGTGCGCACATGA
- a CDS encoding tetratricopeptide repeat protein — protein MTDLTMPDSPVATIDAALALHQADRLEEAETLYRRILDAEPRHADALHLLGLIGHQYGRYHEASELIMAAIEIRPDAIYYYNLGNVMQAHNRPAAAAECFRLATELRPGYVDAYNNLGNAQRLAGNARAAVDAFCQAIALQPDHGQAYNNLGNALLDLNEIPAALEAYQHAVALRPELPEPRSNLLFAYHYSDAFDPRAYLDEAARFDALVSARAQPWSTWLVDLTARIGRPLRVGIVSGDLKSHPVGYFIEGMLAHLKRERIELHAYPTRDVEDDITVRLKPRFASWTCLAGIGDEAAAARIRDDRIDVLIDASGHTIHNRLPLFAWKPAPLQVSWPGYFASTGMRAIDYVLGDRYVMPADEAAHFVERVWHLPDSYLCFTPPAVELDAGPLPMLANGYPTFGYFGKLAKITDHVIGVWARVLRDVPHAKLFVKAPHLDDAREQEALAARFAAHGIDAARLLFEGRSPRGEYLAAYRRVDLMLSPFPYPGGTTTAEALWMGVPVLGRRGARFLSHIGESLLHAARLPEWIADDDDDAYVAKAVAFARNPAELAVLRTTLRAQVLAAPLCDAPRFARHFEDALHAMWARHVEAAPGATS, from the coding sequence ATGACAGATCTCACGATGCCCGACTCCCCCGTCGCCACGATCGACGCGGCGCTGGCGCTCCATCAGGCCGATCGGCTCGAAGAGGCCGAGACGCTGTACCGGCGGATCCTCGACGCCGAGCCGCGGCACGCGGATGCGCTGCACCTGCTCGGCCTGATCGGTCATCAATACGGGCGCTATCACGAGGCGTCCGAGCTGATCATGGCGGCGATCGAGATCCGGCCCGACGCGATCTACTACTACAACCTCGGCAACGTGATGCAGGCGCACAACCGCCCGGCCGCGGCCGCCGAGTGCTTCCGTCTCGCGACCGAGCTGCGGCCCGGCTACGTCGATGCGTACAACAACCTCGGCAACGCGCAGCGGCTCGCGGGCAACGCGCGCGCGGCCGTCGACGCGTTCTGCCAGGCGATCGCGCTGCAGCCCGACCACGGGCAGGCGTACAACAATCTCGGCAACGCGCTGCTCGACCTGAACGAGATTCCGGCCGCGCTCGAGGCGTACCAGCACGCGGTCGCGCTGCGGCCCGAGTTGCCCGAGCCGCGCAGCAACCTGCTGTTCGCGTATCACTACAGCGATGCGTTCGACCCGCGCGCGTATCTCGACGAAGCGGCCCGTTTCGACGCGCTCGTCAGCGCTCGCGCGCAGCCGTGGTCGACGTGGCTCGTCGACCTGACCGCGCGCATCGGCCGGCCGCTGCGCGTGGGCATCGTGTCGGGCGACCTGAAGTCGCACCCGGTCGGTTACTTCATCGAAGGGATGCTCGCGCACCTGAAGCGTGAGCGCATCGAATTGCATGCATATCCGACGCGCGACGTCGAGGACGACATCACCGTGCGGCTCAAGCCGCGTTTCGCGTCGTGGACCTGTCTCGCGGGCATCGGCGACGAAGCCGCCGCTGCGCGGATCCGCGACGACCGCATCGACGTGCTGATCGACGCGTCGGGGCACACGATCCACAACCGCCTGCCGCTGTTCGCGTGGAAGCCAGCGCCGCTGCAGGTGAGCTGGCCCGGCTATTTCGCGAGCACCGGCATGCGCGCGATCGACTACGTGCTCGGCGACCGCTACGTGATGCCGGCCGACGAGGCCGCGCATTTCGTCGAACGCGTATGGCACCTGCCCGACAGCTATCTCTGCTTCACGCCGCCCGCCGTCGAGCTCGACGCTGGGCCGCTGCCGATGCTCGCGAACGGCTATCCGACCTTCGGCTATTTCGGCAAGCTCGCGAAGATCACCGATCACGTGATCGGGGTATGGGCGCGCGTGCTGCGCGACGTGCCGCACGCGAAGCTGTTCGTGAAGGCGCCGCATCTCGACGACGCGCGCGAGCAGGAAGCGCTCGCGGCCCGCTTCGCGGCGCACGGCATCGACGCGGCGCGCCTGCTGTTCGAAGGCCGCTCGCCGCGCGGCGAGTACCTGGCCGCCTACCGGCGCGTCGACCTGATGCTGAGCCCGTTCCCGTACCCCGGCGGCACGACCACGGCGGAAGCGCTGTGGATGGGCGTGCCGGTGCTCGGTCGCCGCGGCGCGCGCTTCCTGTCGCACATCGGCGAAAGCCTGTTGCACGCGGCGCGCCTGCCGGAATGGATCGCGGACGACGATGACGACGCATACGTTGCGAAGGCCGTCGCGTTCGCGCGCAATCCGGCCGAGCTGGCGGTGCTGCGCACGACGCTGCGCGCGCAGGTGCTCGCCGCGCCGCTGTGCGACGCGCCCCGCTTCGCGCGCCATTTCGAGGACGCGCTGCACGCGATGTGGGCCCGCCACGTCGAGGCCGCGCCGGGAGCCACATCGTGA
- a CDS encoding class I SAM-dependent methyltransferase, with amino-acid sequence MSPDLIDAACPVCAHTVAAPFFPAGERTLATLAWPTSAEAARRLPRHSLDFVQCPQCSHVWNHRFSYDAIPYQSNPNRMFNSGGIWKGHLAATRDLLLGALRPEPTVVEIGCGEGHFVRGLAQASRGGRFAGFDPNASAGTGHGIEFHARLFEPLADMPTFRPDAIVIRHVLEHLTEPAKLVEQLAWGAARQPNACWLFAEVPCIDRVFETERLADFFYEHVSQFTTESFRTLMARAGEVVTLAHGYDGEVVYALVRLGVPAQARARADASTRFAARTVEHRAAIAGQLAALAESGRRVAIWGGTGKAAAFIHHFDADAARFPLVVDSDPDKVGSYVPGTGQKIEFRDALKGAPADVIIIPTQWRARDIVAEMSREGIAAAAVMIEHEGRLIDFGREPHPY; translated from the coding sequence ATGAGCCCTGATCTGATCGACGCCGCTTGCCCCGTCTGCGCGCACACCGTTGCCGCGCCGTTCTTCCCGGCCGGCGAGCGCACGCTCGCGACGCTCGCGTGGCCGACGTCCGCCGAAGCGGCGCGCCGGCTTCCGCGCCATTCGCTCGACTTCGTCCAGTGCCCGCAGTGCTCGCACGTGTGGAACCACCGGTTCAGCTACGACGCGATTCCGTACCAGAGCAACCCGAACCGGATGTTCAACAGCGGCGGGATCTGGAAAGGCCATCTCGCGGCCACCCGCGACCTGTTGCTCGGCGCGCTGCGGCCCGAACCGACGGTCGTCGAGATCGGTTGCGGCGAAGGGCATTTCGTGCGCGGGCTCGCGCAGGCGAGCCGCGGCGGCCGTTTCGCCGGCTTCGATCCGAACGCGAGCGCGGGCACCGGCCACGGCATCGAGTTTCATGCGCGGCTGTTCGAGCCGCTCGCCGACATGCCGACCTTCCGGCCCGATGCGATCGTCATCCGCCACGTGCTCGAGCACCTGACCGAACCAGCGAAGCTCGTCGAGCAGCTTGCCTGGGGCGCCGCGCGCCAGCCGAACGCGTGCTGGCTGTTCGCTGAAGTGCCGTGCATCGACCGCGTGTTCGAGACCGAGCGCCTTGCCGATTTCTTCTACGAGCACGTGTCGCAGTTCACGACGGAGTCGTTCCGCACGCTGATGGCGCGTGCGGGCGAGGTCGTCACGCTCGCGCACGGCTACGACGGCGAAGTCGTCTATGCGCTGGTGCGGCTCGGCGTGCCGGCGCAAGCGCGTGCACGCGCCGACGCGTCGACGCGGTTCGCGGCCCGGACGGTCGAGCACCGCGCGGCGATCGCCGGGCAGCTCGCGGCGCTGGCTGAATCGGGTCGGCGCGTCGCGATCTGGGGCGGCACCGGCAAGGCCGCCGCGTTCATCCATCACTTCGATGCCGACGCCGCGCGTTTTCCGCTCGTCGTCGATTCGGACCCCGACAAGGTCGGCAGCTACGTGCCGGGCACGGGCCAGAAGATCGAATTCCGCGACGCGCTGAAGGGAGCGCCGGCCGACGTGATCATCATTCCGACGCAGTGGCGCGCGCGCGACATCGTCGCCGAGATGTCGCGCGAAGGGATCGCGGCCGCGGCCGTGATGATCGAGCACGAAGGCCGGCTGATCGACTTCGGGCGCGAACCGCATCCGTATTGA